One window of Pseudomonadota bacterium genomic DNA carries:
- a CDS encoding ABC transporter ATP-binding protein produces the protein MSTPRLQVKQLTVRFGKAFTMGPLKFDAEHGVIHLVGPNGSGKTTALRAMCGELLPASGQVLVEGVDVHRVPSARRRIALVPSTPELPPFLTVREAWQFTCSLRGAPAWDGSALCDALALPPHLPLGHGSAGQRRKAELICALAGDPSILLLDETFAHLDRDAVQWLATYISDAARDRLVLLTHHGEAPVPVAREIQVVAVPE, from the coding sequence ATGAGCACGCCACGCCTTCAGGTCAAACAACTCACCGTGCGCTTCGGCAAGGCCTTCACGATGGGGCCCCTTAAGTTCGATGCGGAGCATGGCGTGATCCACCTGGTCGGCCCCAACGGCAGCGGCAAGACGACCGCCCTGCGCGCCATGTGCGGTGAACTGCTGCCAGCGTCGGGACAGGTGCTGGTGGAGGGGGTCGACGTGCACCGGGTGCCGTCCGCGAGACGCCGTATCGCCCTGGTCCCGTCCACGCCGGAGCTGCCACCGTTCCTGACCGTGCGCGAGGCGTGGCAATTCACCTGCTCGCTGCGCGGGGCACCGGCCTGGGATGGCAGCGCGCTCTGCGACGCCCTGGCGCTCCCGCCGCACCTGCCCTTGGGGCATGGCAGTGCCGGGCAACGGCGCAAGGCCGAGCTGATCTGCGCCCTGGCCGGGGATCCGTCGATTCTGCTGTTGGACGAGACCTTCGCTCACCTCGATCGTGATGCAGTGCAGTGGCTGGCAACCTACATCAGCGACGCCGCCCGAGATCGGCTGGTGCTGCTTACCCACCACGGGGAAGCGCCTGTGCCGGTGGCACGCGAGATCCAGGTGGTGGCCGTACCGGAGTGA
- a CDS encoding alpha/beta family hydrolase: MEILKDGPQGAQLTVILAHGAGAPMDSPFMNGVAEDLGARGYRCLRFEFPYMAARREDGRRRPPSSQKKLLDTWREAVDLASAPAQQLIIGGKSMGGRMASLLADELEVAGLVCLGYPFHPAGKPERLRTAHLEALRTPTLIVQGERDALGNRAEVESYSLSPAIRVHWCPDGNHDLKPRKASGTTHEANLTEALEAIDTFLRQLT; encoded by the coding sequence ATGGAAATCCTGAAGGACGGCCCGCAGGGGGCGCAGCTGACGGTGATTCTGGCGCACGGAGCCGGGGCACCTATGGACAGTCCATTCATGAATGGTGTGGCGGAGGATCTCGGTGCCAGGGGCTATCGGTGCCTTCGCTTCGAGTTTCCGTACATGGCGGCGCGTCGCGAGGACGGCCGCCGCCGACCGCCTAGTTCCCAGAAGAAGCTGCTGGACACGTGGCGAGAGGCGGTCGATCTGGCGAGTGCGCCCGCGCAACAGCTGATCATCGGTGGCAAGTCCATGGGCGGGCGCATGGCAAGTCTGCTAGCCGACGAACTCGAGGTGGCGGGGCTCGTGTGCCTAGGCTACCCGTTCCATCCCGCGGGGAAACCCGAGCGCTTGCGCACCGCGCACCTCGAGGCGCTGCGTACACCCACCTTGATCGTCCAAGGCGAGCGTGATGCCCTCGGCAACCGGGCTGAGGTGGAGAGTTACTCGCTGTCGCCCGCGATCCGGGTGCATTGGTGCCCGGACGGCAACCACGACCTCAAGCCGCGCAAGGCCAGCGGCACCACCCACGAGGCCAACCTTACCGAGGCGCTCGAAGCGATCGACACTTTCCTGCGCCAGCTGACCTGA
- a CDS encoding WecB/TagA/CpsF family glycosyltransferase, translating to MGARAYVLGAGVDRLTLQQTIDEIERWIAERDSHKGARYVVATGFHGIWEGHRDASFRRVINSADISCADGIAPVIASRLRGEPIPERVPGPDVLRAFLARADERGYRSYFFGDTQETLDALEDNLQRLYPGHVIAGTCSPPFRPLAPEETQAMIDAINASGADVLWVGLGCPKQERWIAEHRHRLQVPVAMGVGAAFGFASGRVSRAPAWVGRFGLEWAWRLAAEPRKLWRRTLVQGPQFVFHLALELMGLRRYPRGDDDQTKGASH from the coding sequence ATGGGAGCGCGCGCTTACGTGCTGGGAGCGGGGGTCGACCGCCTGACCCTGCAGCAGACGATCGATGAGATAGAACGGTGGATCGCCGAGCGCGATAGCCACAAGGGCGCCCGCTACGTGGTCGCCACCGGCTTCCACGGTATCTGGGAAGGCCATCGCGATGCGAGCTTCCGCCGTGTGATCAATAGCGCCGACATCTCCTGTGCTGATGGCATCGCGCCGGTGATCGCCTCGCGCCTGCGGGGGGAGCCCATCCCCGAGCGCGTACCCGGGCCGGATGTGCTGCGCGCGTTTCTCGCCCGTGCCGACGAGCGGGGCTACCGAAGCTATTTCTTCGGTGACACGCAGGAGACCCTCGATGCCCTCGAGGACAACCTGCAGCGCCTCTACCCCGGCCACGTCATCGCCGGCACCTGTTCGCCGCCGTTCCGTCCCCTCGCGCCGGAGGAGACCCAGGCGATGATCGATGCGATCAACGCGAGCGGGGCCGACGTGCTGTGGGTGGGCTTGGGCTGTCCTAAGCAGGAGCGCTGGATCGCCGAGCACCGCCACCGCCTGCAGGTGCCGGTGGCCATGGGCGTGGGGGCGGCCTTCGGGTTCGCCAGCGGTCGCGTGTCGCGGGCACCGGCCTGGGTTGGCCGCTTCGGCCTGGAATGGGCCTGGCGCCTGGCCGCGGAGCCGCGCAAGCTCTGGCGGCGCACCCTGGTCCAGGGGCCGCAGTTTGTCTTTCACCTGGCGTTGGAGCTGATGGGACTGCGACGCTACCCTCGCGGAGACGATGATCAGACCAAGGGGGCATCGCACTGA
- a CDS encoding DUF3187 family protein — protein MTMLARLASACGALSLLLMVGSSAHATALTCRTPMGPIASLVAVAGPSTLDPSDPGISTCLAIASHASTQTSEFDAYLFDGESTQLQLAGLWALGEHWRVGAQVPWISWGGGVLDGVIDTWHSAFGLPDGIRDDVPRGQLNLEYARQGIAVGRLVEDTSSVGDVGLMLARRLGARDDGQGETWLSLRAELPTGDAERLTGSDGLDLSLTAHWHREGAFAVDRLRLQAHAGIARLGDGQVLGADLLSWTGFGGGAIDYRVGPRVSLGAGLDLRSAVVEADVPDLDGLAGVLHVGVALTLAPRHTVRFGFSEDVLVSSHPDVIFRLQWTRQGATSR, from the coding sequence ATGACCATGCTAGCCCGCCTCGCCAGCGCGTGCGGCGCCTTGTCACTGTTGTTGATGGTTGGATCGAGCGCCCACGCGACGGCGCTCACCTGCCGCACACCCATGGGACCCATCGCCAGCCTGGTGGCCGTGGCGGGCCCGAGCACGCTGGACCCGAGCGATCCCGGCATCAGCACTTGCCTCGCCATCGCGAGCCACGCCTCCACCCAGACCAGCGAGTTCGACGCCTACCTGTTCGATGGCGAGAGTACCCAGCTGCAGCTGGCCGGCCTGTGGGCCCTCGGCGAGCATTGGCGGGTGGGGGCCCAGGTGCCCTGGATCAGCTGGGGCGGCGGTGTGCTCGACGGCGTCATCGACACCTGGCACAGCGCCTTCGGCTTGCCCGATGGGATACGCGACGACGTGCCCCGCGGTCAGCTCAACCTCGAGTACGCCCGCCAGGGCATCGCGGTGGGCCGCCTCGTCGAGGACACCTCAAGTGTAGGCGATGTCGGCCTGATGCTGGCGCGGCGCCTCGGTGCGCGGGACGACGGGCAGGGGGAGACCTGGTTGAGCCTTCGGGCCGAGCTGCCCACGGGCGATGCCGAGCGCCTGACCGGCAGCGACGGCCTGGATCTCTCGCTCACCGCCCACTGGCATCGGGAGGGCGCCTTCGCGGTCGATCGCCTGCGCCTGCAGGCCCACGCGGGCATCGCGCGCCTTGGCGACGGCCAGGTGTTGGGCGCCGACCTTCTGTCCTGGACGGGCTTCGGTGGCGGCGCCATAGACTATCGGGTCGGTCCTCGGGTTAGCCTGGGGGCAGGCCTGGATTTGCGCAGCGCCGTGGTGGAGGCTGACGTGCCGGACCTGGACGGCCTGGCCGGCGTGCTGCACGTCGGCGTCGCCCTCACGCTGGCCCCGCGCCACACCGTGCGCTTCGGTTTCAGCGAGGACGTGTTGGTATCGAGCCACCCGGATGTCATTTTCCGGCTGCAATGGACCCGCCAGGGCGCCACCTCGCGATGA
- a CDS encoding GlsB/YeaQ/YmgE family stress response membrane protein has protein sequence MGMLSWALLGLIVGALAKFLMPGKDPGGILVTIGIGIAGAFVGGYLGTLLGIGGVGGFDLMSIAIATGGAMLLLFAYRNLKR, from the coding sequence ATGGGTATGCTTTCCTGGGCCCTGCTGGGGTTGATCGTCGGCGCACTGGCCAAGTTCTTGATGCCGGGGAAGGATCCCGGCGGCATCCTCGTCACCATCGGCATCGGCATCGCCGGCGCCTTCGTCGGCGGTTACCTCGGCACCTTGCTCGGCATCGGTGGCGTGGGGGGCTTCGACCTCATGAGCATCGCCATCGCCACCGGCGGCGCGATGTTACTACTGTTTGCTTACCGCAATTTGAAGCGCTGA
- a CDS encoding M24 family metallopeptidase, which produces MSNAMRHLLQWALLPALLLTGAVAVAGDGAQGRVVNGPRDVLAYRARPEVENRHLAERLTTLLPQLMAETELDMWLVLAREYAEDPIYFSLVPQPTFAARRITMLVFHRTDEGVERLTVNRYPLGDPYESAWEGGDLDDQWQALGDLIVARDPARIGIDVSRDWPVADGLTHALHERLVAVLPPEYVARLTSAEDLVVRWAETRTASEMETYAHIVSLARMVIGEAFSPQVITPGATTTADVAWYIRQRFEDLNLAPWFMPYVNLQRAGQTCEADSPFCGSGGVIEAGDVLHTDVGVCYLKLCTDTQEMAYVPRLGEEGVPPALVSALATGNRWQDMLTDAFVSGRTGNEILAQTRVACAQADMICSTYTHPIGFFGHAPGPTIGMWDDQDGTPIRGDWPLHENTCYAIEGNIKSPVGAWGEQYVQIKLEQNACFDGERVIYLAGRQTQWHVVR; this is translated from the coding sequence ATGAGCAATGCCATGCGTCACCTGCTGCAGTGGGCCTTACTGCCAGCACTCCTACTGACGGGTGCGGTCGCCGTGGCCGGCGACGGCGCCCAGGGTAGGGTGGTGAATGGGCCGCGCGACGTCCTCGCGTACCGCGCCCGGCCCGAGGTCGAGAACCGCCATCTGGCGGAGCGTCTGACCACGCTGTTGCCGCAGCTGATGGCGGAGACCGAGCTCGACATGTGGTTGGTGCTCGCACGGGAGTATGCGGAGGATCCGATCTACTTCTCGCTGGTGCCCCAGCCCACCTTCGCCGCCCGCCGCATCACCATGCTCGTGTTCCATCGCACGGACGAAGGCGTGGAGCGCCTCACGGTGAATCGCTATCCCTTGGGCGACCCCTACGAGTCCGCCTGGGAGGGCGGTGATCTCGATGATCAATGGCAAGCGCTGGGGGACCTGATCGTGGCGCGCGATCCGGCGCGGATCGGGATCGACGTCTCGCGCGATTGGCCCGTCGCCGACGGCCTGACTCACGCCTTGCACGAGCGTTTGGTGGCGGTGCTGCCGCCCGAGTACGTGGCGCGGCTGACCTCCGCCGAGGATCTCGTGGTGCGCTGGGCTGAGACCCGCACGGCCTCGGAGATGGAGACCTACGCCCACATCGTGAGCCTCGCCCGCATGGTCATCGGCGAGGCCTTCTCGCCGCAGGTGATCACCCCGGGGGCGACCACCACGGCCGACGTCGCGTGGTACATCCGCCAGCGCTTCGAAGATCTCAACCTCGCGCCCTGGTTCATGCCCTACGTCAACCTGCAGCGCGCCGGCCAGACCTGCGAGGCCGACTCGCCCTTCTGCGGCAGCGGCGGTGTGATCGAGGCGGGGGATGTGCTGCACACGGACGTGGGCGTGTGCTACCTGAAGCTATGCACGGACACGCAGGAGATGGCCTACGTGCCGCGCCTGGGCGAGGAGGGCGTGCCGCCGGCCCTCGTCAGCGCCCTGGCCACGGGTAACCGCTGGCAGGACATGCTAACGGATGCGTTCGTCAGTGGGCGGACGGGCAACGAGATCCTGGCCCAGACCCGCGTCGCCTGCGCCCAGGCCGACATGATCTGCAGCACCTACACCCATCCGATCGGCTTCTTCGGCCATGCGCCGGGCCCGACGATCGGCATGTGGGACGACCAGGACGGCACCCCGATTCGCGGTGATTGGCCCCTGCACGAGAACACCTGCTACGCGATCGAAGGCAACATCAAGAGCCCGGTGGGCGCCTGGGGCGAGCAGTACGTGCAGATCAAGTTGGAGCAGAACGCGTGCTTCGACGGCGAGCGAGTGATCTACCTGGCGGGTCGACAGACCCAATGGCACGTGGTGCGCTGA
- the rarD gene encoding EamA family transporter RarD translates to MSAAHPSTSAPADAAAQAASGREGLAAALGAYLLWGVLPVYFKLVASVDALEILAHRIVWAVPFGVLIIALRGQRRDVWDAVRNPRTLALLATSAAFIAINWLVYIRAVLSDNIFEASLGYYINPLVSVVAGVALFGERLNRTQLISVGLAAVGVMVLATVGHGFPIISITLALSFTVYGVIRKAVPVGAMPGLFVETLVLLPVAGFYLASLIGAGTSTFGPEAPGMAVLLLLAGPVTVLPLLLFALAARRLPLATLGFVQFLAPTLQFLMGLLFGETLTLPFAICFACIWSAVCLFAFDAWRRRPQTPPT, encoded by the coding sequence ATGAGCGCCGCCCACCCCTCCACCTCCGCGCCGGCCGATGCCGCTGCCCAAGCCGCCTCCGGTCGCGAAGGGCTTGCCGCGGCCCTCGGGGCGTACCTCCTGTGGGGCGTGCTGCCGGTCTATTTCAAGCTCGTGGCGTCGGTCGACGCGCTCGAGATCCTCGCCCATCGCATCGTCTGGGCCGTGCCCTTCGGTGTGTTGATCATCGCTCTGCGGGGGCAACGGCGAGATGTGTGGGATGCCGTGCGCAACCCGCGCACCCTGGCCCTGCTGGCCACCTCGGCGGCGTTCATCGCGATCAACTGGCTGGTGTACATCCGCGCCGTGCTGAGCGACAACATTTTCGAGGCCAGCCTCGGCTACTACATCAATCCGCTGGTGTCGGTGGTGGCGGGCGTGGCGTTGTTCGGGGAGCGGTTGAATCGCACGCAGCTGATCTCCGTCGGCCTCGCCGCCGTCGGCGTGATGGTGCTCGCCACGGTCGGCCATGGCTTTCCCATCATTTCCATCACCCTAGCGCTCTCGTTCACCGTCTACGGGGTCATCCGTAAGGCCGTGCCGGTGGGGGCGATGCCGGGGTTGTTCGTCGAGACCTTGGTGCTGCTGCCCGTCGCGGGCTTCTATCTAGCGAGCCTGATCGGCGCGGGCACGTCTACGTTCGGCCCTGAGGCACCGGGAATGGCCGTATTGCTGTTGCTGGCGGGGCCTGTCACCGTGTTGCCCTTGTTGCTGTTCGCCCTGGCGGCGCGCCGCCTGCCCTTGGCCACGCTAGGCTTCGTGCAGTTCCTGGCGCCCACCCTGCAGTTCCTGATGGGATTGCTCTTCGGTGAGACCTTGACCCTACCGTTCGCGATCTGCTTCGCGTGCATCTGGTCCGCCGTGTGCCTGTTCGCCTTCGACGCGTGGCGCCGCCGACCGCAAACGCCGCCGACCTGA
- a CDS encoding alpha/beta hydrolase, whose product MDRAKFAPLSTLGQTPSGLEFLRLQGDEAKTLIYFPGLIDATFSPKELIKRRQKLFGPWAALRTVYILSRRRPIPEGWGMVQMAADYADAARWIIEQEHIVDERIDIAGASFGGCLAMQFALDHPQLLRRLVLQQCAARGDPAKQDEARGWTAQLERGEYLAFARAVVHQSYPQRARWLNDCLALTTWPAVRVHLHRRCADLARSLRAIDGYDAMERLRTVRTPTLVMAGALDEMVPLALVRETTEQLPHAQLHVFEGAGHSVQVEQTQAYARVLAEFLDGPAPVGNDLRSTRVA is encoded by the coding sequence ATGGATCGAGCGAAGTTCGCGCCGCTGAGTACGCTTGGGCAGACCCCGTCGGGGCTGGAGTTCCTGCGCCTGCAGGGAGACGAGGCCAAAACGCTGATCTACTTTCCGGGATTGATCGACGCCACCTTCTCGCCCAAGGAGTTGATCAAGCGACGACAAAAGCTGTTCGGTCCGTGGGCGGCATTGCGCACCGTGTACATCCTCAGCCGTCGGCGACCGATTCCCGAGGGCTGGGGCATGGTGCAGATGGCCGCCGACTACGCGGACGCGGCGCGCTGGATCATCGAGCAGGAACATATCGTTGATGAACGCATCGATATCGCAGGCGCTTCCTTCGGTGGCTGCCTCGCCATGCAGTTCGCTCTCGATCACCCGCAGTTGCTGCGCCGGCTGGTGTTGCAACAGTGCGCGGCGCGGGGGGATCCGGCCAAGCAGGACGAGGCTCGTGGGTGGACGGCCCAGCTGGAGCGCGGCGAGTACCTGGCCTTCGCTCGCGCCGTGGTCCATCAGAGCTACCCTCAGCGCGCCCGTTGGCTGAACGATTGTCTCGCCCTCACCACCTGGCCCGCCGTTCGCGTGCATCTGCATAGACGCTGCGCGGACCTCGCGCGATCCCTGCGAGCGATCGACGGCTACGACGCGATGGAGCGACTGCGCACGGTGCGTACCCCCACGCTGGTGATGGCGGGCGCCCTCGATGAGATGGTGCCCCTGGCGTTGGTGCGCGAGACCACCGAGCAGCTGCCCCACGCGCAGCTGCACGTGTTCGAGGGCGCGGGACACAGCGTGCAGGTGGAACAGACCCAGGCCTACGCCCGCGTGCTGGCGGAATTCCTCGATGGCCCCGCGCCGGTTGGTAACGATCTGCGCAGCACGCGAGTGGCCTGA
- a CDS encoding UvrD-helicase domain-containing protein has protein sequence MASPLSDLNPIQQRAVRHTQGPLLVLAGAGSGKTRVITRKIAWLILNDGLAPEQVTAVTFTNKAAREMQARAGALLGPKVAGAVRISTFHKLGLNILRRECSRLGYRSGFSIFDAEDAATVVRELVRRAGGDPKKNAVPMQWRISAWKNDLVSPEQALSSAEEGLDVAAAKLYADYERSLKAYNAFDFDDLIGLPVRLFVEDAGALAAWRERIRYLLVDEYQDTNLAQYRMMQLLVGDAARFTVVGDDDQSIYAWRGARPENLQQLAEDFPSLEVVKLEQNYRSSRRILGAANQLIANNPHLFEKRLWSDHGLGERIRILATNDGDDEALRVVAELVTHQVKMRSRYGDYAILYRSNHQARAFEKGLRHHQVPYKVSGGTSFFERSEVRDVVAYLKLLVNPDDDAAFLRVVNVPRREIGATTIEQLTELATAQRVSLFNAAELPDLDERLRPRQAASLREFVALLREKARVADADPLLAVRELVDEVRYEHWLRETTDDPVRAGRRLENVAELVGSIERIANKHMGEDGEGWSLAEILAHMSLLDMLDNRDEEDGNQVTLTTLHAAKGLEFPFVFLVGMEEGILPHQNSIDGGTIEEERRLAYVGLTRAQRELMISYTRARRRFGETVLTEPSRFLEELPIDELEWEGRTEKPPEEVRQQRGEDALAAIRALLNR, from the coding sequence ATGGCTTCCCCCCTCTCCGACCTCAACCCGATCCAACAACGCGCCGTGCGCCACACGCAGGGGCCGTTGCTGGTGCTCGCCGGCGCCGGGTCGGGCAAAACCCGCGTCATCACGCGCAAGATCGCGTGGCTGATCCTGAACGACGGCCTCGCCCCCGAGCAGGTCACCGCCGTCACCTTTACCAATAAGGCGGCGCGCGAGATGCAGGCGCGCGCCGGGGCGCTGCTGGGCCCCAAGGTGGCGGGGGCGGTGCGGATCAGCACCTTCCACAAGCTGGGGCTCAACATCCTGCGCCGCGAATGCTCGCGCTTGGGTTACCGCTCAGGATTCAGCATCTTCGATGCGGAGGACGCGGCGACGGTGGTGCGCGAGCTCGTGCGCCGCGCCGGCGGTGACCCGAAGAAAAACGCCGTGCCGATGCAGTGGCGGATCTCGGCCTGGAAGAACGATCTGGTGAGCCCCGAGCAAGCACTCTCGAGCGCTGAGGAAGGGCTCGACGTGGCCGCCGCCAAGCTCTACGCCGACTACGAGCGCAGCCTCAAGGCCTACAACGCCTTCGACTTCGACGACCTGATCGGCCTGCCCGTGCGCCTGTTCGTGGAAGACGCCGGCGCCCTCGCCGCCTGGCGCGAACGCATCCGCTATCTCCTGGTGGACGAGTATCAGGACACCAACCTCGCCCAGTACCGGATGATGCAACTGCTGGTGGGCGACGCCGCCCGCTTCACGGTGGTGGGTGATGACGATCAGTCGATCTACGCCTGGCGCGGCGCGCGGCCGGAGAACCTGCAGCAGCTGGCGGAGGATTTCCCGAGCCTTGAGGTGGTGAAGCTCGAACAGAACTACCGCTCCTCCAGACGCATCCTCGGCGCCGCCAACCAGCTCATCGCCAACAACCCGCACCTGTTCGAGAAACGCCTGTGGAGCGACCACGGCCTCGGTGAGCGCATCCGCATCCTCGCCACCAACGACGGCGATGACGAAGCCCTGCGCGTGGTCGCCGAGCTCGTCACCCACCAGGTGAAGATGCGCTCGCGCTACGGCGATTACGCCATCCTCTACCGCTCCAACCACCAGGCGCGGGCCTTTGAAAAAGGCTTACGCCATCATCAGGTGCCCTACAAGGTGTCGGGCGGTACGTCCTTCTTCGAGCGCTCGGAAGTGCGCGATGTCGTCGCCTACCTGAAGCTGCTGGTGAACCCCGATGACGACGCCGCCTTCCTGCGCGTGGTCAACGTGCCCAGGCGCGAGATCGGCGCCACCACCATCGAGCAGCTCACGGAGCTGGCGACTGCCCAACGCGTGTCCCTGTTCAACGCGGCCGAGTTGCCGGACCTGGACGAGCGCCTGCGGCCGCGCCAGGCCGCCTCCCTGCGCGAGTTCGTCGCGCTCCTGCGCGAGAAGGCCCGCGTGGCCGATGCCGACCCCCTCCTCGCCGTGCGCGAGTTGGTGGACGAAGTGCGCTACGAGCACTGGCTGCGCGAGACCACCGACGACCCCGTGCGCGCGGGCCGACGCCTGGAGAACGTGGCCGAGCTGGTCGGCTCGATCGAGCGCATCGCCAACAAGCACATGGGTGAGGACGGCGAAGGGTGGAGCCTCGCGGAGATCCTGGCCCACATGAGCCTCCTCGACATGCTGGACAACCGCGACGAGGAAGACGGCAACCAGGTCACCCTGACCACCCTGCACGCGGCCAAGGGCCTCGAGTTTCCCTTCGTGTTTCTCGTGGGCATGGAGGAGGGCATCCTGCCCCACCAGAACTCCATCGATGGCGGCACCATCGAGGAGGAGCGACGGCTCGCCTACGTGGGCCTCACCCGCGCCCAGCGCGAGCTGATGATCAGCTACACGCGCGCCCGCCGACGCTTCGGCGAGACGGTGCTCACCGAGCCCAGCCGGTTCCTGGAAGAGCTGCCCATCGACGAACTCGAGTGGGAGGGGCGCACGGAGAAGCCGCCGGAAGAGGTGCGCCAGCAGCGCGGCGAGGATGCCCTGGCGGCCATCCGCGCCCTACTCAACCGCTGA
- a CDS encoding AMP-binding protein, giving the protein MSYTKARADWQGDRDGFWAAAAASLVWDRRWDRVLDADDGAGRYFPGGELNTCYNAVDRHADGAHGDRAALIFESAMTGRQETLSYRDLQHRVAHLAGALARGGVGTGDRVLIYMPMIPEAVIAMLACARLGAVHSVVFGGFAAREVATRIDHARPTLILSASCGLEPNRVVEYKPLLDEALRLCEHAPSRHVVLQRDAYTASLESPIDIDWHDFVQGAPPAPCVSLPAQAPLYLLYTSGTTGQPKGIVRDNGGHAVALHWSMKAVYDIDAGDVFWAASDIGWVVGHSYIVYAPLLRGATTLMYEGKPVGTPDAGAFWRLVAKHRVRALFTAPTAIRAIRREDPEGTHARGNDLSSLRALFLAGERCDPPTQRWAAEQLGVPVIDHWWQTETGWSVAGNTLGFGLEPVPEGSAGKPMPGWEVEVLDEAGQQVAPGTIGAIVCRLPLGPGALAGLWQAEDRFVEAYLSTYPGCYETGDAGYLDENGCLFVMTRTDDIINVAGHRLSTGALEEAIALHGDVVECAVTGVRDAVKGQLPFGFICVRAGCERPEREIVEECVALVRAQVGAVAAFKRAVVVARLPKTRSGKILRRTLARIADGEPYEVPATIDDPQILNDIAERLS; this is encoded by the coding sequence GTGAGCTACACGAAGGCCCGAGCCGACTGGCAGGGTGACAGGGACGGCTTTTGGGCCGCGGCCGCGGCGTCGCTCGTGTGGGATCGGCGCTGGGACCGGGTGCTCGATGCGGATGACGGCGCCGGTCGGTACTTTCCCGGCGGCGAGCTCAACACCTGCTACAACGCCGTGGATCGCCACGCCGATGGAGCGCACGGCGATCGGGCCGCCCTGATCTTCGAGTCGGCCATGACCGGGCGCCAGGAAACGCTCAGCTACCGTGACCTCCAACATCGGGTCGCCCACCTGGCCGGGGCCTTGGCGCGCGGCGGGGTGGGCACGGGCGACCGTGTCCTGATCTACATGCCGATGATCCCCGAGGCGGTGATCGCGATGCTCGCCTGTGCGCGCCTGGGGGCCGTGCACTCGGTCGTGTTCGGGGGCTTCGCCGCGCGCGAGGTGGCTACCCGCATCGACCACGCGCGACCGACCCTCATCCTGAGTGCGAGCTGCGGTCTCGAGCCGAACCGCGTGGTCGAGTACAAGCCGCTCCTCGACGAGGCCTTGCGCCTGTGTGAGCACGCACCGAGCCGGCACGTCGTGCTACAGCGCGATGCCTACACAGCCTCGCTGGAGTCACCTATCGATATCGATTGGCATGACTTCGTGCAGGGTGCGCCGCCAGCGCCCTGCGTGAGCCTGCCGGCGCAGGCGCCCCTCTACCTGCTCTACACCTCCGGCACCACCGGGCAACCCAAGGGCATCGTGCGCGACAACGGGGGCCACGCCGTGGCCCTGCACTGGTCCATGAAGGCGGTCTACGACATCGACGCGGGCGATGTGTTCTGGGCCGCGTCCGACATCGGCTGGGTGGTGGGCCATTCCTACATCGTGTACGCACCGCTCCTGCGCGGCGCCACCACGCTCATGTACGAGGGCAAGCCGGTGGGTACGCCCGACGCGGGCGCCTTCTGGCGCCTGGTGGCCAAGCACCGGGTGAGGGCTCTGTTCACCGCGCCCACGGCGATCCGAGCGATCCGCCGGGAGGACCCCGAGGGTACTCACGCGCGGGGCAATGACCTCTCTTCGCTGCGCGCCCTGTTTCTGGCAGGTGAGCGGTGCGATCCGCCTACCCAACGCTGGGCGGCTGAGCAACTCGGCGTGCCCGTGATCGATCACTGGTGGCAGACGGAAACCGGCTGGTCCGTGGCGGGCAACACGCTGGGCTTCGGCTTAGAGCCGGTGCCCGAGGGCTCCGCCGGCAAGCCCATGCCCGGCTGGGAGGTCGAGGTGCTGGACGAGGCAGGCCAGCAAGTAGCGCCTGGCACGATCGGCGCTATCGTCTGCCGACTGCCCTTGGGACCGGGGGCGCTCGCGGGCCTGTGGCAGGCGGAGGATCGATTCGTCGAGGCGTACCTCAGCACCTATCCCGGCTGCTACGAGACAGGCGACGCCGGCTACCTCGACGAGAACGGTTGCCTCTTCGTCATGACGCGCACGGACGACATCATCAACGTGGCCGGCCACCGCCTGTCCACGGGCGCCCTCGAGGAGGCGATCGCCCTGCACGGGGACGTGGTGGAGTGCGCCGTCACCGGGGTGCGCGATGCGGTCAAGGGACAGCTACCGTTCGGCTTCATCTGCGTGCGGGCGGGATGCGAGCGGCCCGAGCGGGAGATCGTGGAGGAGTGCGTCGCCCTGGTGCGTGCGCAGGTGGGCGCCGTGGCGGCGTTCAAGCGGGCGGTGGTGGTCGCCCGCCTGCCCAAGACCCGTTCCGGCAAGATCCTGCGCAGAACCCTTGCCCGGATCGCCGACGGCGAACCCTACGAGGTGCCCGCGACCATCGATGATCCGCAGATCCTCAACGATATCGCCGAACGCTTGAGTTAG